Within Desulfolithobacter dissulfuricans, the genomic segment GGATAGATTAATCATAATTACAACCGTAATTGTACCAGAAAATCAGAAGCCGGAAACCGGAATCAGACCCTCGCCGGCCGGGGGATACCATGCGATAACCCTGTAATTACCTGTTGTTGGGTAGTTTACATGTAATCCAGGATAGAGAGCTTGGAAACCTTGGACGTGATACTGAGTGCGGCCTCGTAGGCGGTTTCCTGCTCCATGATGGCGTTGAAGGCCTCGATGGCATCGGCATCCTCGTAGCGGGAGAGGATCTGCTTGAGATCGATCTTTACCTGCTGCTGGTGGTAGATGGCTTCTTCTATCCGGGCTGCCCGGTTGCCCATCTGGCTGCGGAGCCTTCTGTTCTGGTCGGCGGCCACATCGAGCTGGACAAGTTGCGTATCCAGGGCCGCCGTGTCACCGGTGCGGATGGCATCCTCGGTCAGGGCCAGGACCGCGAAGAGATCAACTTTGCCATCATCGACAACACCGTCCATGTCGGCATCGCCGAGGAAAAGTTCGGTCCCGGTCAGGTTGGTCTGCAGCTTCTCGCCCGGCGATATTTCCAGGTATACATGGTTTTCGTCGCCCTGATAGGTATAGGGCCAGGTGGTGGGATCGGCCGGGTCGTAGGTGGCAGCGTCAAAGGAGTCGTTCTTGACAAAGGGAATGGTCTTGTCTTCAAAACCGGCAAAGATGTAGCGGTCGTTGATCATCCCGTTGGCCGTGTCGGCAAGTTCGGCCTGGAGATTGGCCAGTTCGTCGGCCAGGACCGCCCGGTCTTCGGCGTTCAGGGTCGCGTTGCCGGCGTTGATAGCGATCTCCTTGGCCCGCTGCATGATTCTTTCAACGTGCTCGAGAAATCCGTCAGTGGCCTGCATGGTATCGGACGAAATCCCCATGGTTTCCAGGTAGCGGTCCACGTTACTGATCTGTTTGCGCATGGACAGAACCGGGCGGATGGCGGCCGGATCGTCGGACGGTTTAATGAGCCGTTTGCCGGTGGCGCCGATGTTACGCAGCTCCTCGAGCCGGGTTGTTATATCATCCAGCCGCGAGCCAAGCATCCTGTAGGTGGTTCCCTGGGTTGCCTTCATGGTTTACCTCTTGAGCTGGAGTAGGGAGTCCATCATCTCATCGATAGTACTTAAGAATTTTGCCGATGATTCAAAACCGCGCTGGTACTGCACCAAGTCGATCATTTCTTCATCCAGGGACACGCCTGAGTAACCGTCCCGCAGGTTCTGCAGCTGAACGAGCGCATCTTCGGCGCCTCCCAGAGCCAGATCGTTGCGGCTGGCCTCGATACCGACGCTGGACACCATCTTGCTGAAATAGGCATCATAGGTGTCACCGTTCAGACCGGCAAGTCCTTCGCGCTCGAGGGCGGCCATGGCCAGAGCATTGGTGTTGTCGCCGGGTGCTGCCGGTGTGCCTGGCGGATCTGTCGGGCCGCCGGCGGCGAGTTGGTTGGCATCGGTGAGGACCACGGTCAGGTTCCGGCTTGGGTGCTCGATACTGGACAGGGTTGCCGGATCAAGAAAAAAGTTCAGTCCTGTAGATCCGTCCAGGCCGGTACCTGACTGGTGGACCTGGTTGACCGAATTGGCAATCTCGGTGGCCAGCGTGTCAAGATCGTCACGTAAGCCGGCGATGAACTCGTCGCGCATATAAAAAAGACCTTTCATCTCTCCGCCAAGCTGATCAAGGCCAATGTCCTGGGTCGAGCCGGCAATGTTGACCTGCAGGTTGACATCGCTTCCGTTCATCACCGCCTCAAGCTGCATTGCCTGGCCTCCCTGGACCAGCGGCAGACCGCCGGGCAGCTGGACGGCGAGCATGCCCTGGCTGTCGGTGTAGGTCTGGACCCCAAGCGTCTGGGACAGGTCCTGGATCAGCAGGTCCCGCTGGTCCCGGGCCGCATTGGCGGTCTGGCCCGAGGTTTCGACCTGGCGGATACGGTCGTTGAGCTCGGCGATCTGCTGCAGTTGTTCGTTAATGGTATCAACCTTGGAGAGGACCGATGTGTTGATGTTCTGGCGGACGTTTTCCAGTTCGTCGTAGGTGTTCTTGAAGGCATCTCCCAGCAGCTGGCCCCGCTGGATAACCGTGTCCCGTTCCACCAGCCCGCTCGGGTTGGCTGCGAGCTGCTGCCAGGCATCGAAGAACCGGTCTATTTCCGAGGCCAGGTTGTCTTCCGAAATGCTGAATATACGCTCCAACTCGGCCAGGGAATTGGATTTTCCCAGTTCCTCGCCATAGTCAATGTTTTTTTCCTGCAATTGCCGGTTGATGAACACGTCGTAGTCTCGCTGCACATCGGTGACCGTCACTCCCTGGCCGATGAAGAAATCCCCCCAGTTGACCGCCGGGATCTGCGTCAGCTCGGCCCGTTGCCGGGAATAGCCCGGCGTGTTGACGTTGGCAATGTTGTTGCCGACAATCTCGATGGATTTCTGGTTGGCCGACAGGCTTGTCTTGCCGGCATTCAATGCTGTGAGGAGTCCGCCCATGGTTCTCTGTCCGTGTTAAGGAAATCGAGGCTTTTTGTGTATCCGTGCGTCAGGCACGGGCCAGGTTCTGCCTGTCTATCGTATCGGCAGAAAGGGCGCAGATGTTTAGCCCGCATATTTCACAAGCGATCTACTGCAAGGCCTGAAAACACCCCGCCTGCTACGTCACAGCTTCAAAAAGAGTCCTCGAAATATTTCAATATGTCTGCGGCTCTTTTTGAAGCTGTTCCTTACATCCACGGCGTTTTCAGGCCTTTCGCAACGATCATTGTGAAATATGCGGGCTAGGGCCGCTTTGATCTGCAGCGGGATTGGAAAAATGAAAGGGGACGGACGGAGAAGGAGATTGCTGCGGTCGAGACAGCACAGCAGGAGCCGGAGATTGCAAATGTCGAAGTCTCCTGGGTGCTGCGGTTGGCAGCGATGGCTCATGGGAACGGAGCAGTGTCTGTCCCATGGCCCGGTCAAGGGAGATAAGGGGAGCCGACTTGTTTCTCGGCCCGTGTCGGCAAGGAGTGGCCGAGGCCGGCAGGGAGGATGGGCCCGGGTCGCTTCAGATCCTGCCGGAGAGCAGGCGTCCGTTCACCGGTGCGGCAAGGGTGTGGCCCGTCTGGCCGTAGGTGGTCGGTGCGGTTCTACGGCCAAAAAATTCCATGGTCTCCTGGATCCAGTTCAGGGTCGATTTGAAGAGATAGGCATTGCGACGGTTTTCCTGCCGTATCTGGCGGGCATACTCGTAGTCACTGGGATGCAGTTCTTTGACACTGTCCAATATCTGGATGAGGGCCTCTTTTTCTTCCCTGATCCTGGCCATGGCCTCCAGGTCCATCTGCTTGGCATATTCGCGTTCCTCACGGATGAGGTCCCGCAGCCTTATGAGTTGCTGACGAACGGTTTCCCTGGTCATGGACTCAACCCTCTTCTACCAGGAACTTGAGCAGGCTCGATGCTACCCGGTCAAGGTCCGGCTGGTAGGAGCCGTTGGCAACCTGCTCTTTGAGAGCCTGTACCCGGGCGGCCCGTTCGGTATCCTGTGTGCTGGTTGTTGCCTGCATTTCAGTTGCACCCTGCAGTGCGGAAGCAAAGGAGGTGGATTTCCCGGCTTCACTTTTCTCTGTCTTTTGCGGGCCACCGGTCTGGTCAGTTTTGCGGACGCCGCCGACCTGGCCAAATCCCTGTACACCGAAGAAGTTAACTGTCATGATACTCACCTATATGTAAATAAAATCAGGCTGTTTTCTGTGCCTGGTCTACCCAGGTGCCTGGTAGCCTCCCTGCATACGATCCAGTCATATGGATCCGGGTATTCAAGCTGTTTTTCTACTTTCTGTTATATCTTTATCGGCAGGGAGAAAAAATAACTTTATACGAAAAGAGATTTTTTTTGTGCAATTCGCTCTGTTGGATCGGCCACGGTCCAGGATAGGGCAACGGTTGACGTCCAGGGGGAGCCTTTCCGGATCAGGGTGTCTCCGGATTGTCGCCCAGAAGTTTTTGCATCTGGCGGTACATGGTGTCTGCCATGCCTGTACTCTGGGTCCGGGCCATGTCAGAGGCCAGTTGGGCATCGAGCATGTCCTGGTAGATATCGTGACCGTTGTCCTTCTCGAACAGGCCGCCATCGGGCACGGTTTTTCGCATGGATTTCAGCATGTACTGGATAAAGACCGCTTCGA encodes:
- the flgL gene encoding flagellar hook-associated protein FlgL translates to MKATQGTTYRMLGSRLDDITTRLEELRNIGATGKRLIKPSDDPAAIRPVLSMRKQISNVDRYLETMGISSDTMQATDGFLEHVERIMQRAKEIAINAGNATLNAEDRAVLADELANLQAELADTANGMINDRYIFAGFEDKTIPFVKNDSFDAATYDPADPTTWPYTYQGDENHVYLEISPGEKLQTNLTGTELFLGDADMDGVVDDGKVDLFAVLALTEDAIRTGDTAALDTQLVQLDVAADQNRRLRSQMGNRAARIEEAIYHQQQVKIDLKQILSRYEDADAIEAFNAIMEQETAYEAALSITSKVSKLSILDYM
- the flgK gene encoding flagellar hook-associated protein FlgK — encoded protein: MGGLLTALNAGKTSLSANQKSIEIVGNNIANVNTPGYSRQRAELTQIPAVNWGDFFIGQGVTVTDVQRDYDVFINRQLQEKNIDYGEELGKSNSLAELERIFSISEDNLASEIDRFFDAWQQLAANPSGLVERDTVIQRGQLLGDAFKNTYDELENVRQNINTSVLSKVDTINEQLQQIAELNDRIRQVETSGQTANAARDQRDLLIQDLSQTLGVQTYTDSQGMLAVQLPGGLPLVQGGQAMQLEAVMNGSDVNLQVNIAGSTQDIGLDQLGGEMKGLFYMRDEFIAGLRDDLDTLATEIANSVNQVHQSGTGLDGSTGLNFFLDPATLSSIEHPSRNLTVVLTDANQLAAGGPTDPPGTPAAPGDNTNALAMAALEREGLAGLNGDTYDAYFSKMVSSVGIEASRNDLALGGAEDALVQLQNLRDGYSGVSLDEEMIDLVQYQRGFESSAKFLSTIDEMMDSLLQLKR
- a CDS encoding flagellar protein FlgN, with translation MTRETVRQQLIRLRDLIREEREYAKQMDLEAMARIREEKEALIQILDSVKELHPSDYEYARQIRQENRRNAYLFKSTLNWIQETMEFFGRRTAPTTYGQTGHTLAAPVNGRLLSGRI
- the flgM gene encoding flagellar biosynthesis anti-sigma factor FlgM, with amino-acid sequence MTVNFFGVQGFGQVGGVRKTDQTGGPQKTEKSEAGKSTSFASALQGATEMQATTSTQDTERAARVQALKEQVANGSYQPDLDRVASSLLKFLVEEG
- a CDS encoding rod-binding protein — its product is MNLQIDPRTVISPTTNPSAKGTKDDPETMKKLCQDFEAVFIQYMLKSMRKTVPDGGLFEKDNGHDIYQDMLDAQLASDMARTQSTGMADTMYRQMQKLLGDNPETP